Proteins encoded in a region of the Raphanus sativus cultivar WK10039 chromosome 8, ASM80110v3, whole genome shotgun sequence genome:
- the LOC108818868 gene encoding uncharacterized protein LOC108818868 has translation MLSAVMKPLLSPSPSLFRLPPLSSFSSSLSLFFPFHSPHPFTPLRSSRRNYTRRHASLSDHHLSCSVPEKPLRVAVLLSGGVDSSVALRLLHAAGHSCTAFYLKIWFQEGFDNFWNQCPWEDDLKYAKHVCEQVDVPLEVVHLTDEYWERVVSYIIEEYRCGRTPNPDVLCNTRIKFGAFMDAISDMEYDYIASGHYAKVVHPPAGPSVLELSQDMVKDQTYFLSHLSQTQLKRLLFPLGCVKKEEVRKLATEFDLPNKDRKDSQGICFLGKIKFSDFVGRHIGEKEGIILEAETGDFLGNHRGFWFYTIGQRQGLRLPGGPWYVVEKDTKNNVVFVSRDYYSIDKRRRVFRVGSLRWLSGKPLDNVRQLRCKVRHGPGFYSCSFEMEGDVAVVHLEEDDQGLAAGQFAAFYEGTICIGSGVILESWDDQCFPVCEKALQLAAVEDKTKLGKPVKIMTMPVTTSVEAVPGEEKLVTKEMV, from the exons ATGTTGTCGGCTGTTATGAAGCCCTTACTCTCTCCGTCACCGTCGCTGTTTCGCCTTCCTCCCCTTTCTTCATTTTCCTCTTCTCTCTCACTCTTCTTTCCCTTTCACTCTCCTCACCCCTTTACGCCTCTCCGTTCCTCCCGCCGCAACTACACTCGCCGCCACGCGTCTCTCTCCGACCACCACCTCTCATGTTCCGTTCCCGAGAAGCCTCTTCGTGTCGCCGTCCTCCTCAGCGGCGGCGTCGATAGCAGCGTCGCCCTCCGCCTCCTCCACGCCGCCGGACACTCCTGTACCGCTTTCTACCTCAAAATCTGGTTCCAG GAAGGCTTTGACAATTTCTGGAACCAGTGCCCCTGGGAAGACGATTTGAAATACGCAAAGCATGTCTGTGAGCAG GTTGATGTACCTTTAGAGGTTGTGCATTTAACTGATGAATACTGGGAAAGAGtt GTTTCTTACATTATTGAGGAGTACCGTTGTGGGCGTACTCCTAATCCGGATGTTCTATGCAATACTAGAATCAAGTTTG GGGCATTCATGGATGCTATTAGTGATATGGAGTATGATTACATAGCCTCAGGTCATTATGCTAAAGTTGTCCATCCTCCTGCTGGTCCATCTGTTTTGGAGCTCTCACAAGACATG GTGAAGGATCAGACCTACTTCCTCTCACATCTCTCTCAAACCCAGCTTAAGCGACTCCTGTTCCCACTTGGTTGCGTAAAGAAG GAAGAAGTTCGCAAACTAGCCACAGAATTTGATTTGCCAAATAAAGACAGAAAAGATTCACAAGGAATATGTTTCCTTGGGAAG ATAAAGTTCAGCGACTTTGTCGGAAGACACATAGGAGAGAAGGAAGGGATTATATTGGAAGCTGAAACTGGAGACTTTCTTGGTAACCATAGAGGATTTTGGTTTTACACTATTGGACAGCGTCAAGGCTTGCGTTTACCCGGTGGACCCTG GTATGTTGTTGAAAAGGACACCAAGAACAATGTCGTGTTTGTCTCGAGAGATTACTACTCAATCGACAAGAGAAGGCGGGTTTTCCGTGTTGGCTCCTTGAGATGGCTTAGTGGGAAACCTTTAGACAATGTTAGGCAGCTTCGTTGCAAG GTAAGGCATGGGCCTGGCTTTTACAGCTGCAGCTTTGAAATGGAAGGAGATGTTGCGGTTGTACATCTAGAGGAAGACGACCAAGGTCTAGCTGCTGGACAGTTTGCAGCTTTCTATGAAGGAACCATTTGCATTGGTTCTGGCGTTATCCTGGAATCATGGGACGATCAGTGTTTCCCTGTCTGTGAAAAAGCTCTTCAACTAGCAGCTGTGGAAGACAAAACCAAACTTGGGAAACCTGTCAAAATCATGACCATGCCAGTTACCACATCTGTTGAGGCTGTGCCAGGAGAAGAAAAGCTTGTAACAAAGGAAATGGTGTAG